Sequence from the Phragmites australis chromosome 6, lpPhrAust1.1, whole genome shotgun sequence genome:
CTCGACGTCCACAACAATTAATTTTTCACGCTGGCAAAAAATACCAATAACCGATTTCTTCGTCAAATAATTGGCTCCCCAAACTTTGGCACGAGCCTAACCCCAAAGTCCCCAATTGAACTGGTTGCCCCTGCTGATCAGACCCGACGCGCCAACCGAGTCGCTCATTTgcgccgcccctccctcctccgaGGCTCCGACCGAGAAGACAACGACGtcgcccccctccccctctcctgcGCCATCCCCGTCGCCGCCCGCTTATTCCGCAAACACCGCGGCTGTCCCCttgctccgcctcctcctccagccgAGCCGCCCGTTGGAAACACTGCCTCCGTCCCCTTCAAGTGCCCGAGGAACAATCCCAAGGTAAATTAGTTTCTGGCTTGGTCGGATTTGGCCGGACTTGAAGCAAAGCTGCTTCAGTTTTTGTTCTGCGTGTCACACAAATTCCCAGTAGGTGCAGATCTTTCATGTGGAGGGATGAATATGAGGAGGCCTACATCTGCTTCAATGaatggcagagctcctgcccctttttcgaaaaaaataaagaatatgaGGCCTACATGTGCGAAATTGGAGCAGTGACTGTGGCAGTGGGCAGCAACAGAAGTTGCGGTGCAATTCGTGATATGTTGGACGCCACATTGCAGCTGAAGTCGGAGGTGGATGGGATGAAGGATCGCAGGCTGGCGGGGATGCCGGTGCGCCATGGTCGTCGTGGGTCGCTGTTGCCGTCGAAGGAGACAGGAGCGAGAAGATGAGACCGATTCTGGGAGTTGTCTTCGGGACTGGGTTGGGCAAAATGGTCAGTTCAGTTCAGGATGAAGGGCTTAGTGGTGAGAAAACATTAGAATAATAGTAAGGTGGCATAAACCGAATTGGCTCTCCTTTGGAGTGGCACTTACTCAATTCCATTCTTTCGAGTGGCATTTCCTTAATCGCCATCTTTTCGAGTAGTATATTCTAAATTTTCTCGATATATTAGTGTGCCTCTTGTAGAAGCATACAGATGCTTGCTGGACAATGGACATGTGCCTTCATCTCTCATTGCATGTCAACAGGATGTTCTTGCACCAACAAGACCCTCATTAGCATTTGCAGCTTCAGAATAAGGAGAGCAGGATAGCAGAATGGAGGATCAGGATAAATCAGATGGGTGGGATGAGGTCCTGGAAGAAGCTGATGAGTTGGCGTGTGTGCACAAAGATCCTCTTAGCACCTCATTGCTTTCTTCTGGAACAAAAAGAAGTATGAACCCATATCTCTGCTTAATATTTACTTCTCCTGTTATACAGATAATGTAGTTTCTgatctttcttatgagcaaagGCGAACTTTGTATGTTAAACTATCCCTGGTGAATATCCTAATATGTGTCCTCTCTTTCTCCACTGATGCAGGGAGCAAAAGTGAAAAGAAGCCTACATTCTCAATACGTGGATATGGTTTTGTTGCGTTAGATGTTAAGACTGAAAACTCATGCCTTGGGGAGCAAGAAGGTACATCTGGAGTGCCACCAACTAAAGCTTCAGAAACTATGGTGGCTGAACGGTTGGAAAATATCGAGGAAGAAACTGAAGATTTGCCACAAGAGTTTGTCATTCCAACCAAGAAAGCAAATACTTCGGTTTCAGAACTTCTAGAAGATCTACAGGGTAGAAGTGGCTCTTCTGTCAGGACACAATCTTCGGTGTGTGTCTTCTCGTGTTCATGTCATTTCATTATTTGGAGGTCTTAGACAACAATTACCCTGACTCTGAATATTTCAATGCAGTTGAACCAACACACACCAAATATTGGAATTAGGGAGCAAGAAGCTTCATCTGGAGCACCATCAACTAAAGCTTCGCAAACTTTGAAGGCTGAACTGTTGGGAAATATCAAGGACGAAACTGAAGATCCGACATCAGAGTTTGCCCGTCCGACCAAGAAAGCAAATATTTCAGTTGCTGAACTTTTAGAAGACCTACAGGGTAGAAGTGACTCTTCTATCGGGACAGCATCTTTGGTGTGTTTCTTGTGGTATTGTTTCATTATTTGGGGTTATTATACAATTATTAGCTTGCCTCTGAATATTTCAATGCAGTTGCACCAGCACATCAGAGCTAAAGATTGGAAGCCAAAACCCCCTGCTTCTGGGAAGAAAACACTAGCTATTCTAGGTGAGAGAAGTCTTGTCAGTGAGGACCCATTGGAGCATGTAATTGATGGATCATCTAGTGAGGAGGAAGTATGTTTGTTAACACAGCCAATTTATTAGTCATTTGCTCAGTTGAGATTATTCAGTGTGGTCTTTTTATCGTGGAATAGGAGGTTATTCAAAACTACTTGACTTTGGTGAACAAAGATGTGAAGCGGCAAACTATGACTGACCTATTCCAAGAAGTTTTCAATCCAATAAACATGGAGGGTACCATGCTACCAATGAGATCAACTGGGTATATTAATCCTGACAATTCTTTTCAAAATGACCATTTAAATGGCTCTGGAATTCggcttattttatttgttttgctCTGTGGCAGAGTTGGTTATTATGGAAGGATGCAACAGATTATGCAGATGGAGAAAGATAGGCACGCCGAGTTCTTGAAACAGTATAATAGAGGACAAGGTTTTTAGTTGGTCCTTCATTAGCTATTATGAACATGGATGGTTGTGCTAGTAGTAGCAGTTAGTATGTCTTATATGCTTTGGAATAGGCTTTTTCTTTTCATATATACACATTTCAGAGTTGGTGAAACTTCCTATTTGCAGGTGATTCAAAGGGAATTACTGTTCAGATTATGTCAAGATCATTGGAGGGGAAGCTAACAGTCTGCCGCTGCTTGTTCCAGGAAATGAGTAATG
This genomic interval carries:
- the LOC133921396 gene encoding uncharacterized protein LOC133921396 isoform X5, with the protein product MEDQDKSDGWDEVLEEADELACVHKDPLSTSLLSSGTKRRSKSEKKPTFSIRGYGFVALDVKTENSCLGEQEGTSGVPPTKASETMVAERLENIEEETEDLPQEFVIPTKKANTSVSELLEDLQGRSGSSVRTQSSLNQHTPNIGIREQEASSGAPSTKASQTLKAELLGNIKDETEDPTSEFARPTKKANISVAELLEDLQGRSDSSIGTASLLHQHIRAKDWKPKPPASGKKTLAILGERSLVSEDPLEHVIDGSSSEEEEVIQNYLTLVNKDVKRQTMTDLFQEVFNPINMEGTMLPMRSTGVGYYGRMQQIMQMEKDRHAEFLKQYNRGQGDSKGITVQIMSRSLEGKLTVCRCLFQEMSNNMGFVQKSFLSGGLWG
- the LOC133921396 gene encoding uncharacterized protein LOC133921396 isoform X4; protein product: MEDQDKSDGWDEVLEEADELACVHKDPLSTSLLSSGTKRRSKSEKKPTFSIRGYGFVALDVKTENSCLGEQEGTSGVPPTKASETMVAERLENIEEETEDLPQEFVIPTKKANTSVSELLEDLQGRSGSSVRTQSSLNQHTPNIGIREQEASSGAPSTKASQTLKAELLGNIKDETEDPTSEFARPTKKANISVAELLEDLQGRSDSSIGTASLLHQHIRAKDWKPKPPASGKKTLAILGERSLVSEDPLEHVIDGSSSEEEEVIQNYLTLVNKDVKRQTMTDLFQEVFNPINMEGTMLPMRSTGVGYYGRMQQIMQMEKDRHAEFLKQYNRGDSKGITVQIMSRSLEGKLTVCRCLFQEMSNFTSTDHTMYESGTKRTIIFSPKICDNVDLLVGNIIHIFPPWKEVGVQDENVILCTYFSHNGP
- the LOC133921396 gene encoding uncharacterized protein LOC133921396 isoform X1; this translates as MEDQDKSDGWDEVLEEADELACVHKDPLSTSLLSSGTKRRSKSEKKPTFSIRGYGFVALDVKTENSCLGEQEGTSGVPPTKASETMVAERLENIEEETEDLPQEFVIPTKKANTSVSELLEDLQGRSGSSVRTQSSLNQHTPNIGIREQEASSGAPSTKASQTLKAELLGNIKDETEDPTSEFARPTKKANISVAELLEDLQGRSDSSIGTASLLHQHIRAKDWKPKPPASGKKTLAILGERSLVSEDPLEHVIDGSSSEEEEVIQNYLTLVNKDVKRQTMTDLFQEVFNPINMEGTMLPMRSTGVGYYGRMQQIMQMEKDRHAEFLKQYNRGQGDSKGITVQIMSRSLEGKLTVCRCLFQEMSNHFAAPMFSWHLCFMQFTSTDHTMYESGTKRTIIFSPKICDNVDLLVGNIIHIFPPWKEVGVQDENVILCTYFSHNGP
- the LOC133921396 gene encoding uncharacterized protein LOC133921396 isoform X2 encodes the protein MEDQDKSDGWDEVLEEADELACVHKDPLSTSLLSSGTKRRSKSEKKPTFSIRGYGFVALDVKTENSCLGEQEGTSGVPPTKASETMVAERLENIEEETEDLPQEFVIPTKKANTSVSELLEDLQGRSGSSVRTQSSLNQHTPNIGIREQEASSGAPSTKASQTLKAELLGNIKDETEDPTSEFARPTKKANISVAELLEDLQGRSDSSIGTASLLHQHIRAKDWKPKPPASGKKTLAILGERSLVSEDPLEHVIDGSSSEEEEVIQNYLTLVNKDVKRQTMTDLFQEVFNPINMEGTMLPMRSTGVGYYGRMQQIMQMEKDRHAEFLKQYNRGDSKGITVQIMSRSLEGKLTVCRCLFQEMSNHFAAPMFSWHLCFMQFTSTDHTMYESGTKRTIIFSPKICDNVDLLVGNIIHIFPPWKEVGVQDENVILCTYFSHNGP
- the LOC133921396 gene encoding uncharacterized protein LOC133921396 isoform X3 yields the protein MEDQDKSDGWDEVLEEADELACVHKDPLSTSLLSSGTKRRSKSEKKPTFSIRGYGFVALDVKTENSCLGEQEGTSGVPPTKASETMVAERLENIEEETEDLPQEFVIPTKKANTSVSELLEDLQGRSGSSVRTQSSLNQHTPNIGIREQEASSGAPSTKASQTLKAELLGNIKDETEDPTSEFARPTKKANISVAELLEDLQGRSDSSIGTASLLHQHIRAKDWKPKPPASGKKTLAILGERSLVSEDPLEHVIDGSSSEEEEVIQNYLTLVNKDVKRQTMTDLFQEVFNPINMEGTMLPMRSTGVGYYGRMQQIMQMEKDRHAEFLKQYNRGQGDSKGITVQIMSRSLEGKLTVCRCLFQEMSNFTSTDHTMYESGTKRTIIFSPKICDNVDLLVGNIIHIFPPWKEVGVQDENVILCTYFSHNGP